The Caulifigura coniformis genome includes a region encoding these proteins:
- a CDS encoding cation-translocating P-type ATPase — protein sequence MTSLSSEVSDGHSKSVEDVLRTLGTSAKSGLSTAEAARRLEQYGPNELDDREVRTPFDILVEQFKNPLVWLLLAAAVGSVILGDIVETIAILAIVVLNAALGFFQEYRAENALASLRKLSEPFASVRRDSDWSRIPAHEVVPGDIIQLEAGNRVPADGRLLEAAHLQINEASLTGESMPVEKQTGPLPAETELAERSNAMYLGTIVSAGRGIAVVTSTGMSTELGRIASMLAQVKKEDTPLQKRLARLGMQLTWAAVALIALMVVVGLFQKTPIKDVIMTALSLAVAVIPEGLPAAVTVVLALGTRRMLERKALIRRLSAIETLGSVTVICTDKTGTLTLGRMSVSHAAIASGIVEGIGEASFDAGKHSRLIPLLAIASLCNDAPVHQQEAESSDDEKNAAPEAGDPTEIAIIDVAPRFALDVAALRAGLPRVEEFAFDSDRKRMSTVHQLDRSAAEPLAPVLSEASSGFVVGAKGSLESILSISTQEWTTDDLKPLDDASRKAWHALHDDLAAEGVRVLAVACATRSDLPSGDDIERDLTFLGLIGLSDPPRAEARDAIAKCYQAGIRPVMMTGDHPLTAKSIADQLGLKSEGEPAVGSKLTGLSDEQFTEIATKKSVFARVAPSDKMRVVTVLQARDEIVAMTGDGVNDAPALQQSTIGIAMGVTGTDVAKDAADVVLLDDNFATIVAAVEEGRIIFGNIVRFLTFLLSSNTGELCTMGVAIALGLPLPLLPLQILWINLVTDGFPALGLAFERSDHDSMNHPPRHPKAPLLGRGLIIDLLWIGFVMAIVSVAAGAVITGSLAAPRPEDESRWRTMIFSVLTLTQLGHALALRSWRQTLWEVGLTTNRLLLVSVVVTSALQLAVVYIPALQKIFNTVPLSLTEALLCPVFGSVIFIALEARKLIRRRFFPNAQHDNEP from the coding sequence ATGACCTCCCTGTCTTCAGAGGTATCCGACGGTCACTCGAAGTCCGTCGAAGACGTCCTGCGAACACTGGGGACGAGTGCGAAGTCCGGCCTCTCGACGGCCGAAGCTGCCAGGCGACTCGAGCAGTATGGCCCGAATGAACTCGACGATCGGGAAGTTCGCACCCCGTTCGACATCCTCGTCGAGCAGTTCAAGAACCCGCTCGTCTGGCTCCTCCTCGCAGCCGCGGTCGGCTCGGTCATTCTCGGCGACATCGTCGAAACGATCGCCATTCTCGCGATCGTCGTCCTGAACGCCGCGCTCGGCTTCTTCCAGGAGTACCGCGCCGAGAACGCCCTCGCATCACTGCGGAAGCTCTCCGAGCCATTCGCGTCCGTCCGCCGCGACAGCGACTGGTCGCGCATCCCGGCGCACGAAGTCGTCCCGGGCGACATCATCCAGCTTGAGGCCGGCAACCGCGTCCCTGCCGACGGCCGGCTCCTCGAGGCCGCACACCTGCAGATCAACGAGGCCTCGCTGACCGGCGAATCGATGCCCGTCGAGAAACAGACCGGGCCTCTTCCGGCCGAAACCGAGCTGGCCGAGCGTTCGAACGCCATGTATCTCGGGACGATCGTCTCCGCCGGCCGGGGCATCGCCGTCGTCACGTCCACCGGCATGTCGACCGAACTCGGCCGCATCGCGAGCATGCTCGCGCAGGTCAAGAAAGAAGACACGCCGCTTCAGAAGCGGCTCGCCCGCCTCGGCATGCAGCTGACCTGGGCCGCCGTCGCGCTCATCGCCCTGATGGTTGTCGTCGGCCTGTTCCAGAAGACGCCCATCAAGGACGTCATCATGACCGCCCTCAGCCTGGCGGTTGCGGTGATCCCCGAAGGGCTCCCCGCCGCCGTCACTGTCGTCCTCGCCCTGGGCACCCGGCGGATGCTCGAGCGCAAGGCCCTCATCCGTCGCCTCTCCGCCATCGAAACACTCGGCTCGGTCACTGTCATCTGCACCGACAAGACCGGCACCCTCACTCTCGGCCGCATGTCGGTCTCCCACGCGGCCATCGCATCCGGGATCGTCGAAGGCATCGGTGAAGCCTCGTTCGATGCCGGGAAGCACTCCCGGCTCATTCCGCTGCTGGCGATCGCCTCGCTCTGCAACGACGCCCCTGTCCATCAGCAGGAAGCCGAAAGCTCTGACGACGAGAAGAATGCGGCCCCCGAGGCGGGCGATCCCACGGAGATCGCGATCATCGATGTGGCTCCCCGCTTCGCCCTCGACGTCGCCGCCCTCCGGGCCGGCCTCCCGCGCGTGGAGGAATTCGCGTTCGATTCCGATCGCAAGCGGATGTCGACCGTCCACCAGCTCGATCGTTCGGCCGCGGAGCCACTGGCCCCGGTTCTCAGCGAGGCGTCATCGGGATTTGTCGTCGGCGCCAAAGGGTCGCTCGAAAGCATCCTCTCCATCTCCACGCAGGAGTGGACCACCGATGACCTGAAGCCGCTCGACGACGCGTCCCGCAAGGCATGGCATGCCCTCCACGACGACCTCGCCGCCGAAGGCGTTCGCGTCCTGGCGGTCGCCTGCGCGACGCGTTCCGACCTCCCTTCCGGCGATGACATCGAGCGCGATCTCACGTTCCTCGGCCTCATCGGCCTCAGCGACCCGCCCCGCGCCGAGGCCCGCGATGCCATTGCCAAGTGTTATCAGGCCGGAATCCGTCCCGTGATGATGACCGGCGACCACCCCCTCACGGCCAAATCGATCGCCGATCAGCTCGGCCTCAAAAGCGAGGGCGAACCTGCCGTCGGATCGAAGCTCACCGGGCTGTCCGACGAGCAGTTCACTGAGATCGCCACGAAGAAAAGCGTTTTTGCCCGCGTCGCCCCCAGCGACAAGATGCGCGTCGTCACCGTCCTCCAGGCCCGTGATGAAATCGTCGCCATGACGGGCGACGGCGTGAACGATGCCCCTGCGCTCCAGCAATCGACCATCGGCATCGCCATGGGCGTCACCGGCACCGACGTCGCCAAGGACGCTGCCGACGTCGTCCTCCTCGACGACAACTTCGCCACGATTGTCGCCGCCGTCGAGGAAGGCCGGATCATCTTCGGCAACATCGTCCGCTTCCTCACCTTCCTGCTCTCGAGCAACACGGGCGAGCTCTGCACGATGGGCGTCGCCATCGCGCTCGGCCTGCCACTGCCGCTACTGCCGCTGCAGATCCTCTGGATCAACCTCGTCACCGACGGCTTCCCCGCGCTCGGACTCGCCTTCGAACGCAGCGATCACGATTCGATGAATCACCCGCCCCGGCATCCCAAGGCCCCGCTCCTCGGCCGCGGCCTGATCATCGACCTCCTCTGGATCGGCTTCGTCATGGCCATCGTCTCCGTCGCCGCCGGGGCCGTCATCACCGGCTCACTTGCCGCCCCGAGGCCCGAAGACGAATCCCGCTGGCGAACCATGATCTTCTCGGTCCTCACGCTCACCCAGCTCGGACACGCACTCGCCCTTCGCTCCTGGCGGCAAACCCTCTGGGAAGTCGGCCTGACGACCAACCGGCTCCTGCTCGTCTCCGTCGTCGTGACCAGCGCCCTCCAGCTCGCGGTGGTCTACATCCCCGCCCTGCAGAAGATCTTCAACACTGTCCCCCTCTCCCTCACCGAAGCCCTCCTCTGCCCCGTCTTCGGCTCCGTCATCTTCATCGCCCTCGAAGCCCGCAAACTCATCCGCCGCCGCTTCTTCCCCAACGCCCAGCACGACAACGAGCCCTGA
- a CDS encoding glycosyltransferase: MHFVVSPLGSAGDVFPFLGLSLELKDRGHDITFATNAHFEELIVRHGLKFVALGREDDYQATIRNPDLWSPRKAFPHIMRSLRPILRTQYDICAAAGRDSVSLVNVFGFGALLAQEKLGIRAVTVHLQPSVLWSNVDPPTLPGLGGPRWFKSFLYGLGEKLVIDPAVCPFLNSWRAELGLPPVRRITRWWNSPGGVLCMFPDWFAPVQPDWPAGVVQSDFPLWNEGSARPLAEGLVRFLDAGPPPIVFTPGTANIHGRPFFEAAVDACGRIGRRAVFLTQHPEQVPDNLPGSIHFERYAPLDRLLPNAAAFVHHGGIGSSSQGFLAGIPQLLMPLAHDQFDNAERIRRLGTGLGVPAAKFNARTLQAGLQRVLESVDVAAACRGIASRLERRDGLPRSADILLDQVLGA, encoded by the coding sequence GTGCATTTCGTTGTTTCACCACTCGGCAGCGCGGGAGATGTCTTTCCCTTTCTCGGATTGTCGCTGGAGCTCAAAGATCGCGGCCACGACATCACGTTCGCGACGAATGCTCATTTCGAAGAGCTGATCGTCCGCCACGGTCTCAAGTTCGTGGCTTTAGGGAGGGAGGACGACTACCAGGCGACGATTCGCAACCCCGACCTGTGGAGCCCCCGAAAGGCCTTTCCACACATCATGCGGTCGCTCCGCCCGATCCTGAGAACGCAGTACGACATCTGCGCCGCGGCCGGGCGCGATTCCGTCTCGCTCGTCAACGTGTTCGGATTCGGCGCGCTCCTCGCGCAGGAGAAACTCGGCATCCGCGCGGTCACCGTCCACCTGCAGCCCTCCGTCCTCTGGAGCAACGTCGATCCGCCAACCCTCCCCGGGCTGGGAGGTCCACGCTGGTTCAAGAGCTTCCTCTACGGGCTGGGCGAGAAGCTGGTGATCGATCCCGCAGTCTGTCCCTTTCTGAATTCGTGGCGAGCCGAACTCGGACTCCCTCCTGTCCGCCGCATCACCCGCTGGTGGAACTCTCCGGGCGGAGTGCTCTGCATGTTTCCTGACTGGTTCGCTCCGGTTCAGCCCGACTGGCCGGCGGGTGTTGTGCAGTCCGATTTCCCGCTCTGGAACGAAGGCTCGGCCCGGCCACTCGCCGAGGGGCTCGTCCGCTTTCTGGACGCAGGACCGCCACCGATCGTGTTCACGCCGGGAACGGCGAACATCCACGGGCGCCCCTTCTTCGAAGCGGCGGTCGACGCCTGCGGCCGGATCGGACGGCGGGCGGTCTTCCTGACCCAGCATCCCGAACAGGTTCCCGACAACCTTCCCGGCTCGATCCACTTCGAGCGCTACGCTCCGCTTGATCGGCTGTTGCCGAACGCCGCCGCGTTCGTGCACCACGGTGGCATCGGCTCGTCGTCCCAGGGATTCCTCGCGGGCATCCCGCAACTGCTGATGCCATTGGCGCACGATCAGTTCGACAACGCCGAGCGCATCCGGCGACTCGGAACAGGCCTGGGCGTTCCCGCGGCGAAGTTCAACGCCCGGACGCTGCAGGCCGGCCTGCAGCGGGTTCTCGAGTCCGTAGACGTCGCCGCGGCCTGTCGCGGGATCGCGTCCCGACTCGAGCGTCGCGACGGACTTCCGCGTTCCGCCGACATCCTGCTCGATCAGGTTCTCGGCGCATGA